In the Hydractinia symbiolongicarpus strain clone_291-10 chromosome 13, HSymV2.1, whole genome shotgun sequence genome, AGTATTGTCCAGAGTGTAATCTGTGCGCTTTTCAAGATTTCTCAGCAAGTACGACACTTCCTTTTTCTGAAGATGAATGGGATTGTACGGGTTCTTGTGATGGATTTGAATCTTTACCCTCCGATGGAGAACAAGCCGATGTTGTATCGTCATCAGAATCACAAACATCATCAAGGGTGGCAAAAACTATCAAAACCGAAGAAGCAGCTGAGACAATCAAGGCAAAAAATCGTCCTGACAGATACGCGAGGAAAGAAAAATCTTCAGGAAATCCACTGCTTTCTCCAAAGTTGTCCCGCAGTCGATCCAAAACTTCTCCTTCCGCTGATGTTTATGACAACATATCTATGGCTAGCACTATCAATTCCGCAAGATCAGGTCGTGTCCAAGGTCGGCGGGAGCAGCTTTTGCAGGGAAACGGTCCTGGAAATAACCCTGGCATAATAGTTAGCAGCCGACGATCATCACAGGAATCTAGTGTCTCTTCAAACAATTCACGTAACCGATCATCACCGGACGTACGACATCGGAACTCTTTCCCACATAATAACAATTCGGGTCATCCGaaccaacttttaaaaaatccgGTAGTAGATATTGACAGCGCTGTAGAAATGGCGGCAACGTCACAACAGCAATATTATGAGGACCGGAACATGACCCCGATCAGTCCAAGAAATCAGCTTGTTTCGCCGTTTTTAAAGACAAATTACGACGTGAAAAAGCGAAAGAAGAAGTTTCTGGcttttggtaaaaaataataacgcCTTGTGACTGTGAATTGATATCGCTTTTACGCGTTTGTTTTCTAGTCAACGTTTAAGCAATCATATTATCTCCAACAGAAGACACGATATAAACACGATACCAACACGATATAGATTATACCTATTtctaacttatttatttaattaatttatttgtacatcaaaaatgtaaaaactgtTTATAAAAGAAATGTTATTACTCTTCATATTGAGTTTATATTCTTGcacaatcttttcactgttccAAGGGGTAGAAAAACTGTTTGTAGGACAAGATCTTATGAGATTAAAAATTAGGCTGAGTCAGGTCAACACATTGTAAGTTGCTTTTGTTGACTTTAATTATGAATCtttaaaagtttattcattGTAATTTTATAGTTTTAAACAGCGCCGCAGTATGCGGTGGATATGTAGATGTTTTGCAAATAAAACGAATATAGATGGCCTAAAGAATTCGTTAAGAAGGAAGATAACAATTCattgaccaaaaaaattgatatcATAATACAAAAATCCAAGAAGTAATCTGCAAATATgaactaaatatatataatttaaatttcttaatCAAAAGGGTAACAAATAtttgagaaaattaattttttagtgACTCGAGTTGGTTTATAGTTTTAGTGCTCGTCAGAAAGAAATGGAGTCAACACAGATGATTGAGGTAAAAAAAGTACCAAAAAAGCGACCACTGATGGTTTCTAAATTACTACCGAGATAAAAATTAgattaaaataaacatatcGCGCAGAtatgaaaaatgtttattaaaaatgcGCCGAAACCAGTTTTTCCAACATTCTATCAGTGAGAGGTGATACTGGTTTCAACAGCTTACGCTCGTGAATTAAACCTCTCCCAATTTCGTGATGTTTTCGCACCGAGGAACGGATACAAGCATTCAAAAGAAACTGGTCGTACATATCTCTTTGTGCATGACTTCCGCCTAATCTGATAAACTCATGTTTCAATGGAAACAATAATTCCACAGCATCGCTGTATCTTTCCTCAGTAAACGCTATAAATGCATCAAACAATCCAAGTCCCACTTCTCGAGTTAAACGATTATTATCCCCAGCAGAATTGTTGACATACTCCTTCACAGATGTCAAAAAGTCGTCCTTACTTTTCCCGTCGTTCTTTGCAATTTTTGACTTTAAGAAGGAGAGCAACATATGCGAATCGTTATAACACGACATATGCTGCATGTTGCATGGTTTATACGTTGCATACAAGTCGTCCCATCTGTCGCCGACATCAACGCCCTCAAATTCAAACCTTTGCAACAGTTGACAGCCATCGTTTAAATTAAACGCGATTCCACTTTTTTTAAACGCGGGAGCGATATGGTCATCGTAGAGTGTCAGGGCGTTTTCGTATTCTGCCTTTTCGATGTAATACAATCCTAAATGCCAGTAGTTATGACAAGCCAATGTGTTATTAACACTCCAATCAGGCGCTGTTCTACATAAAAAATCAACACCTTTTGAGAACTGGCATGTCGATTCATAGATATGGGCATTTGTGTGAATTCCCCAAGAGTCGTTTGGTATCAAGCCTAAACCTTCCTTCGTGACTCTCTCAGCCTGGTCAAACAGATTTGTTTCTTCCAAACCGAATGCGTAACGATTGAGTATGTAACCATACCAAGGATCCTTGTCATTCCACTGATTCAAAATCCTTCCAACACTGTCGCGAAGCATGGCTGATTTTCCTGTTGTTAGGTAGCCTAAGTAGGAGAAAGATAAAGCCAATGTGTCACACGGATACGCAAACAAAATCTCTTCCCATTTCTTGCAAGCATTAGCGACGTTTTCATTGGTCCATTCGATAATAGCAGCACAGTGTAGTTTTTCTCGATCGTTCAACGTTGAATTTTCATGCACCATACGATTCATATCTTTACCAATTTCTTTCACTTTTGGGTCAAGACGAGATCCAGCTGACATGCATTGAAAGCCGGCTTTCAACACCTTACCCATCGCAAATTCTGCATCAGCACACAACATTTTCTCAATGGCACCCATAATACCGCCAGTTTCAAGGTCGGGTGTATGACTCATCAACTGATGCAGGGCGTGGTCGTAAAGTTTAACAGCCTCGTTACTAGTCGTACTCATGCCCAGTCCTTCGTCCATCCATTCTTTGCAATCTCGGAAGTGACTTTTTGTTGTCATATCTTAGTATAtgtactaaaacaaaaaaaattaaaatttttattggataatttttttaacatactcTAATTTCTTCTGACATTGGCTAAAATAGTGACATTCCCCTTATTTTTGGGCTGGTACATCTGTTGTAATAAAGTTGCCAGTAaccctaaaaatataaatgtaatACAAGTATATTAATAGAACTCTTTATAAGAAAACATCTAAAATGTGAAAGAAATCATGCATCTGAAACTGCATCTCAAGATTCTGGACAATTTCAAACTGGAAATGATAACAATATCAAACAAAAAGGCAAATAACACAACAACACAGCCAATCCTGCATACTTCCACAAATGCAGCAAGACATCTAGCTCAGCAATTACTAATGCAAGGACTCATCGAGGCATCCTGAATACCACCAGGGATCAATCTGACAAACTCAACATAAATCGCTTCTTTGCTTACTGTACCgccttttttaaatattgtcctTTCTATCTATGTATTCCAACAGGATCCTTAACCATACCATATTTACAGGACATCGTGAATACCTAAAAATATCTCTACCTTGGCTTAACAGACATTTGACGAACTGAAAAGCACAATAAGGCAGAATTAAAGAAAGTATGGACAATCAAGTGGAGGTGTCACTCTATTCATTATATATTTCGAACCTTTACTTTAGTTTCCAAAGGGTGTCAATGATGCATTAATAGTTTTCTCAAAAAAGTTTAATGCGATGTTGTGCATTATATACTGACAAGAGACTAATGTCACTCACAAATCAGATGCAACTGAATTCATGGAACTTATACCATCCAACCAAAGATTGATTCTTTCCAAGGCTGCACCCCTAAGTATGCATTTGTAGTGACTTTATCACCTCATACACCGTCAGATTATATATACATCTAAAGTAGCAGTTATAGCTGCATCAAACAACTTTACAACCATAGCAACAAAAAGAAAGTGTAGGCAAGAAATTGGCTGACATCAACTGGCAAGAACTTTTACATGCTTACATGTTATTGTTAATAATTTACTGTCAAGCACACCACCCATAGAGCACTCAGCTATTCCAAAGGACGTTTGAAACaataagaataaacaaaaacttATTAAATTGAATTAAAACTTCAAGAATCCTGCAACAAAGAGCCTAAAGAGAATGAAACCAATGCCACAGCGTAAGGTAAAACAAATCCAAAATATTTCTACTTATATGCATAAAGACTTAGCACACTAAAGTTAGCTTATTAAAGATTGAACAATCAACACTTTTACATCATACTGTTATGAATGTCAGTGTTTACCTGCCTACAACAGAATACAGTTTTCTTGACCAATCAAAAGAACACTCACTAATAGAAGACTTTGATTCCTCTAAGAAATCAATAATATATATCATCAACTCTAGCGCTGTACTAGATGGTTCAATTTCTTGAAGAAGTGCAAAGTATCTCTTTCAAAGCCCTTAAAGCTTATACGGAGAAACAACTTTGACAAAGTGT is a window encoding:
- the LOC130623027 gene encoding tetratricopeptide repeat protein 38-like; this translates as MTTKSHFRDCKEWMDEGLGMSTTSNEAVKLYDHALHQLMSHTPDLETGGIMGAIEKMLCADAEFAMGKVLKAGFQCMSAGSRLDPKVKEIGKDMNRMVHENSTLNDREKLHCAAIIEWTNENVANACKKWEEILFAYPCDTLALSFSYLGYLTTGKSAMLRDSVGRILNQWNDKDPWYGYILNRYAFGLEETNLFDQAERVTKEGLGLIPNDSWGIHTNAHIYESTCQFSKGVDFLCRTAPDWSVNNTLACHNYWHLGLYYIEKAEYENALTLYDDHIAPAFKKSGIAFNLNDGCQLLQRFEFEGVDVGDRWDDLYATYKPCNMQHMSCYNDSHMLLSFLKSKIAKNDGKSKDDFLTSVKEYVNNSAGDNNRLTREVGLGLFDAFIAFTEERYSDAVELLFPLKHEFIRLGGSHAQRDMYDQFLLNACIRSSVRKHHEIGRGLIHERKLLKPVSPLTDRMLEKLVSAHF